One part of the Augochlora pura isolate Apur16 chromosome 3, APUR_v2.2.1, whole genome shotgun sequence genome encodes these proteins:
- the LOC144478641 gene encoding uncharacterized protein LOC144478641 isoform X1, translating into MRSVLFKLVVTVVAVVCLATFSLSAAVRSEEFAEQLRRIVHDMNPDSLRTQRATESQTDDRPQRNCYDTPCGWNPFHAGNRRATIFMANTCRCPDETYKCVRTGENVSMSAYVYHCRQNTTADDIEGESTYDMDSADYDST; encoded by the exons ATGAGATCGGTATTGTTCAAGTTGGTGGTGACGGTAGTGGCGGTCGTGTGTCTTGCGACCTTCTCACTCAGCGCAGCGGTGCGATCGGAG GAATTTGCGGAACAGCTACGGCGTATTGTTCACGATATGAATCCTGACAGTCTGAGAACTCAGAGGGCCACTGAAAGCCAAACTGACGACAGGCCACAACGGAATTGCTACGACACCCCATGCGGATGGAACCCCTTTCATGCTGGTAACCGACGAGCAACGATTTTCATGGCCAACAC gTGCAGATGTCCGGACGAGACTTACAAATGCGTACGCACTGGCGAGAACGTGTCAATGAGCGCGTACGTCTACCACTGCCGTCAAAATACGACGGCGGATGACATCGAGGGCGAGTCGACGTACGACATGGACTCTGCGGATTAT GACTCTACATGA
- the LOC144478641 gene encoding uncharacterized protein LOC144478641 isoform X2: MRSVLFKLVVTVVAVVCLATFSLSAAVRSEEFAEQLRRIVHDMNPDSLRTQRATESQTDDRPQRNCYDTPCGWNPFHAGNRRATIFMANTCRCPDETYKCVRTGENVSMSAYVYHCRQNTTADDIEGESTYDMDSADYVS, from the exons ATGAGATCGGTATTGTTCAAGTTGGTGGTGACGGTAGTGGCGGTCGTGTGTCTTGCGACCTTCTCACTCAGCGCAGCGGTGCGATCGGAG GAATTTGCGGAACAGCTACGGCGTATTGTTCACGATATGAATCCTGACAGTCTGAGAACTCAGAGGGCCACTGAAAGCCAAACTGACGACAGGCCACAACGGAATTGCTACGACACCCCATGCGGATGGAACCCCTTTCATGCTGGTAACCGACGAGCAACGATTTTCATGGCCAACAC gTGCAGATGTCCGGACGAGACTTACAAATGCGTACGCACTGGCGAGAACGTGTCAATGAGCGCGTACGTCTACCACTGCCGTCAAAATACGACGGCGGATGACATCGAGGGCGAGTCGACGTACGACATGGACTCTGCGGATTATGTTAGTTAA